The genomic segment AGGTGGCACACGATAGTGTAGTGTTACCCCAAACTATCTCTTAGGATACTGCTACGGCCATGTACCACACGGCAGCCTTCTCTGCAAGGTGTAAAACCATGGGGacagaagaacactgtactgaGCTGCAAGATCAATGGTACGTAAGCAGTTTCCTCAGAGGAAATCCATGTTTTCTTAGGTTACTGTAGTTTTCATAGGTTAATTCAAGATAAGCTTTGCTAACATTTTATTCAAGAGAACAACTTGCTGGTAGCTATGTCTTTATTAATACTAAAAACTGTATCATAAAGgcttactgcatttttcttcccttcagatGTCGTAAAGTGCAAAAATGACAGAGGTTCTGGTGCTCAGCAATGCCCAGTTTGTGCTAGTCCCAAAAATCACAAAGGGAAAAGCTTAGTGGATATTCCTTCTGCATCATTAACCTGCACTAAGCCAGCCATACACGACTCCCTGAAGTTTAAAAACCTCACAGTGCCAGACGATGGGGATTTTGGGTCCATATCTCCCAAGGACTTCATAGCTCCTATAGGATCCATGGTTTTGAACATGACTGACCAAGCAGGAAATCAAGGTAACTTGGTTTGCAACATCCAAACACCTAAAGGAATGTCTCCCATCTCATTGGACAAAGACGGCAACAATACAGTACTCAAAACATCAGTCTCAGCGTTTCTGGTCTGTGGCATTGATTTTGAACATATTCAGCAGCTGTGGAGCATATTGGCACTGTACAGTAATTCTCCCTTAAGACTGGAAAGGAATGTCCTAGTAACTAACGTGCCTTCTATTACgtacaaatataaacaaatccACTCTGAAAAAGAGGAACTTTTTACCAATATAGAGACTGAACTGAGAGCTGAACCATCTTGGTTCATGCAAAGCCAAGTGGCATTACAGCTAGACAGGACAACAACCACACTAAACACGTTGCACATCCAGTACTTCACAGATGCTCAGATTGTTTTGCCCAGTGCTGACACAAAGCAGGCAAGAAGTGACTGGACCATCATCCCCAGGGATAACTCAACACAAACAAAGCGCACTGTTTTGGTCGGGGGAACCATAGAACTGGAATGCCAAGCAATTGGAGAACCAGCTCCTACAATAGAGTGGATATTGGCTGATGGAAGCAAGGTGAGAGCTCCATATATCAGTGAGGATGGAAGAATTCTAGTAGTTCAAACTGGAACGCTCACATTACGGACAGCCGATGCTTTTGACACTGGGCTTTATCACTGCATAGGCACAAATCACAACGATGCAGATACTGTCACATTCAGAATTACTGTGGTGGAACCTCACGTGGAAGACGATAGTGTAAACGGAGCTCACCTTTCTACAGTTGTTGGCAGCACACTCTACCTTCCCTGTACATCCACCGCTTCTCCAGATGCTGCCATTAGCTGGGTCCTACCTGAGGGTGTGATTCTTCATCATTCTGTAAGGAACAAACAGATTTTCGACAACGGTACCTTGAGAATAAAGGGGGTGACAGAGCGAGACAATGGCTACTTTAGATGTGTTGCAGCCAACCAGTATGGTGTTGATCTTCTGGTTTTCCAAGTAACAGTTAGAAAGGACGAAACTGCTCTAAAGGAAAAGCAGGTAGCTGTGGGAGAATGGGAAGAGGGTCATGGCTCTGGCGACGCAATGCTGgcctctgctgcagcacagaagcaTCCTTTAGCTACTCCAGCTGCCTTGACAGTTAATCAGGAACCTGCTGCCTCAGCATCCAGAAACTGGGCATATAAAAGGAACAACTTCGGGAAGATGACTTACAGGCGTTACAGGGACAAAACGAGCAGGCGGTTTAGAGGACACAGAAGACAGTTTGTTTCGTCAGCCAGGAGGGTCGATCCGCAGCGCTGGGCGGcctttttggaaaaaacaaagaggaacTCAACATTGATAGGAAAACAAGGAGATGTTGCAACACCACCACCCACTCAAGTCCCTCAGTTCTCAGCAGTACCTGGGGGTGAGGAGGAAACATCTGGGGATCTCATGTCTCCAGAGGAAGAATTCATGATGCCAGTAACGAAGACAGCCACTGTATTTACTCTGGGGAGCGTGATAACCACAGGGGCTGAGAGGACTGCCAGTAACGCTCTTGCGAGGGAAGCCTCTCTCCTGGTTGTAGAGGCAGTCACtcccctgccctctcctttTTCACAGTCTGTGTCATCTGACAGTAGGCGGCCACATACATATGTAAACCCTACAATTACAAACACTTGGGAGGTATCTGATTTAAGTCAAATATCAGCAGAGGGTATAAAAAACTCAACTCTGTCAAATGGAGCAAGTAGAACATCTAGAGTGCTCCCTGCTGGGCAAAGCTTGGTATATTCTGAAGAAAGTAATAACCAGCATTTAAAATCTCTATCTACGATACCCGTGACAGATGTTACAGACACCAGCAAGTCTGTAACttcccaaaacacagcaggCAAGCCACGTGCTTTTACTGAGTCTGTTAATGAGATTTCCACCAAAGCAGATGATCAGGTATCTGTAGTGACAGTCAGTGACCCAAGTCCTGAATTTGgtcacatttattttcatagtaGTCAGAAACAAGTAACTCCTAAGGCACCATTAGCCTCACCTATCATAACACATCAGCAAATGCAGATTATTCAGGACGTTACACCCCATACACCCCAGACCCAGCAGCAATATGGAAGACGAAGGAAGGTTTCTGGTAGGAGACGAATTGTTACACCAGGACGTATTCCAAATATTAAAGAGCACAGATATAATTTTGGGAGGCCAGGATCTGTCAGAGGAAGTACAGATGTGGCTGCAGGTGTTCAACTGAATATGAAATCTCTATCAAATTTACCGTCTTTAAATCATATAAGCAGCTCCCTCAACCCATTTAGCCCAGAAGCACCTCTGGCCTCCCCCTCTACCATTGATATGCCATTGGAGCACCCAGAGGGTACTCATCAAAACACAGCGTTCCTCggggaagagaagaacaaagccaGTGCAAGGCAAAAAGCTGCCACAACACTCATGCCTTTAATTACAAAAGGCACCCAAGATACTCCTCAGTGGAAACCAGAGATCAGTGCTCCATTTCAGATTACAAATTCTGATCGAGTTCAACTGTTTGGTATGGGAAAACCAACAAGGGCACTCCACACAGCTGATGTTATGACAAAAATTACACATCCTATAAGCACTAAGATATCTCCTACCCTTGAATCAGTCTCAGCCAGCATTAAGCCTAGAAcctcagcaaaaaaatcacaaagagGAAACACTACTAGGGAACAAATCTTTGGAAATAGTGCACAAAAAGAGGTCCTTCTTCAGAAGCAACCAAAACAACAGACGGATATCTTTCTATCATCAGAAGTGCCAACCATGCTTCCTAAAACTACGGCAGCATTACCAATGTCCAAAACGCCTCCTTTGCACTTTACGCCTAATACAGGTGGGACTCACAGCAGTGATTTTTGGTCTTTAAACAAGCCCATTCGTTATGGCAGTGGGAAACCAGAAGAACATCTTACTGCAAACCCACGTTCGTACTCCAATCTTGTAACTGGTGTGACCAAAGCAATGGATGTAACAAGTGTGAAGCCAATGCTTACACCTATTATTACTCCTCCATCTGACACCAAAATCACCAAAAGTAAAATATCCAgagtgggaagaaggaaaggtcAGAGAAGGAGGAGGCCCCCTAAAACATCTGGTTCACAAAGTGTGACTGCAAGCCACAGCACTGCAGCGATTCTGTCGCAGAATACAGCCATGCCTGTCGTGACAACACTTAAATCATTAACCATGCCTGTAAACCCTCTCTCTGAGAGTGCAAGCACAGGCTCAGTGACAAAAATACCAGTGCTGTGGACCCTTCACACACCAGAGGCACCTCAGCAGATGCTGACAGCAGCCACACCAACATTCATGGCTCCCATCACACAGAGGAACAGCCAGCCAGCCACGTTGCCACCTGACAGTCCTATTGCTTCCAGCCCCACCACACCCATCCAAACCACACCACTGCTTTCAGTGCCTTCCAGCGCCACAAGCACACAATTTGCCATAGTCGGTGCGACATCTGGGTCAGAATCTGCTCAGCAAATCAAAGCCACTGCAATAGCAGGTGAAAAACCACAGctgaaaatggaagagagagTTACCCAAGAAAACCACCTTGcacagcccccattcccagcaaGAACTGAGTCAAGTAccagagctcctgcagcacccacagacACCTCTCCCCGCAGCACTCAGCATCCCACCCCACTGCCAGCCCCAACAGGAGCTCTGCCACCTTCACATACTGTGAGAATCACGTCACCTCCAGGGTGGGAAATCACATTCCACCAGAAGCCCTCTGCTAAAGCCATGGAGAGAGGCAACACGTTAACTGTCAACACACTGACCATAGTGAA from the Cuculus canorus isolate bCucCan1 chromosome 9, bCucCan1.pri, whole genome shotgun sequence genome contains:
- the IGSF10 gene encoding immunoglobulin superfamily member 10 isoform X2; this translates as MEAVRRAGRGWLGPLLAAWLSALPGAAACPRPCACYGPTELHCTFRSLTAVPPSVPDNVERINLGYNNLLKLMETDFSGLKKLEILMLHSNEINTIPNKVFSDLYSLQVLKMSYNKIRVLQQDVFYGLKSLVRLDMDHNKIEFVNPNVFYGLTSLRLVHLEGNVLKQLHPDTFVTLRYSQIFKISFMKHIYLSDNVLTSLPQDMFSYISELESIYLHGNPWSCDCSLQWFAEWAKQRPDVVKCKNDRGSGAQQCPVCASPKNHKGKSLVDIPSASLTCTKPAIHDSLKFKNLTVPDDGDFGSISPKDFIAPIGSMVLNMTDQAGNQGNLVCNIQTPKGMSPISLDKDGNNTVLKTSVSAFLVCGIDFEHIQQLWSILALYSNSPLRLERNVLVTNVPSITYKYKQIHSEKEELFTNIETELRAEPSWFMQSQVALQLDRTTTTLNTLHIQYFTDAQIVLPSADTKQARSDWTIIPRDNSTQTKRTVLVGGTIELECQAIGEPAPTIEWILADGSKVRAPYISEDGRILVVQTGTLTLRTADAFDTGLYHCIGTNHNDADTVTFRITVVEPHVEDDSVNGAHLSTVVGSTLYLPCTSTASPDAAISWVLPEGVILHHSVRNKQIFDNGTLRIKGVTERDNGYFRCVAANQYGVDLLVFQVTVRKDETALKEKQVAVGEWEEGHGSGDAMLASAAAQKHPLATPAALTVNQEPAASASRNWAYKRNNFGKMTYRRYRDKTSRRFRGHRRQFVSSARRVDPQRWAAFLEKTKRNSTLIGKQGDVATPPPTQVPQFSAVPGGEEETSGDLMSPEEEFMMPVTKTATVFTLGSVITTGAERTASNALAREASLLVVEAVTPLPSPFSQSVSSDSRRPHTYVNPTITNTWEVSDLSQISAEGIKNSTLSNGASRTSRVLPAGQSLVYSEESNNQHLKSLSTIPVTDVTDTSKSVTSQNTAGKPRAFTESVNEISTKADDQVSVVTVSDPSPEFGHIYFHSSQKQVTPKAPLASPIITHQQMQIIQDVTPHTPQTQQQYGRRRKVSGRRRIVTPGRIPNIKEHRYNFGRPGSVRGSTDVAAGVQLNMKSLSNLPSLNHISSSLNPFSPEAPLASPSTIDMPLEHPEGTHQNTAFLGEEKNKASARQKAATTLMPLITKGTQDTPQWKPEISAPFQITNSDRVQLFGMGKPTRALHTADVMTKITHPISTKISPTLESVSASIKPRTSAKKSQRGNTTREQIFGNSAQKEVLLQKQPKQQTDIFLSSEVPTMLPKTTAALPMSKTPPLHFTPNTGGTHSSDFWSLNKPIRYGSGKPEEHLTANPRSYSNLVTGVTKAMDVTSVKPMLTPIITPPSDTKITKSKISRVGRRKGQRRRRPPKTSGSQSVTASHSTAAILSQNTAMPVVTTLKSLTMPVNPLSESASTGSVTKIPVLWTLHTPEAPQQMLTAATPTFMAPITQRNSQPATLPPDSPIASSPTTPIQTTPLLSVPSSATSTQFAIVGATSGSESAQQIKATAIAGEKPQLKMEERVTQENHLAQPPFPARTESSTRAPAAPTDTSPRSTQHPTPLPAPTGALPPSHTVRITSPPGWEITFHQKPSAKAMERGNTLTVNTLTIVKSSPITTPHAPLWGRDKDISAKGWSENRQDQGTTSNNPTALDSLSRNHFAKPRIIGGKLAAFTVLANSDAFIPCEATGNPRPTIQWTKISSGTGGVESRGDSQWMVFANGTLAIARAGLEDRGQYLCTAANPHGTARLLVTLSVVAYPPRITGGRWQLLTAHSGKPVALKCRAEGRPPPTVLWVLANKTHISDSSPGNDKVHVEPDGTLIIEAVTVYDRGLYTCVAKNPAGTDTLVVKLQVIAAPPAILEEKRQRVEGTMGENMQLPCTVKGNPQPTVHWVLFDGTVVKPLQFVNGKLFLFSNGTLHLNNIIPSDSGNYECIATSSTGSERRVVSLVVEHRDTLPKIATASQGMTQLNFGDKLLLNCTATGEPKPRIIWRLPSKAVVDQWHRMGSRIHVYPNGSLVIEAVTEKDAGDYLCVARNKIGDDLILMKVRITMKPAKIDQKQHFKKLVPYGKDFKVDCKASGSPTPEISWSLPDGTVINNAMLADDSGHRSRRYILFDNGTLYLNKAGITEGGDYTCYAQNTLGRDEMKIHVTVVMAAPQIKHNYKTYMKVKAGDTALLDCEAAGEPKPKIFWLLPSSDMISSSTARYFLHVNGSLSVGQVKLLDAGEYMCVARNPGGDDTKLYKLDVVAKPPIINGLYVNKTIMTVTAVRHSKKHIDCRAEGNPPPQIMWIMPDNIFLTAPYYGSRIVVHQNGTLEIRNVRPSDTAAFICVARNDGGESMLVVQLEVLEMLRRPIFKNPFNEKIIATPGKPTTLNCSVDGNPPPDISWMLPNGTWYSSGIKTSQFLTDSGGTLTIYNPDKDKAGKYRCAARNKVGYIEKLLLVEVGQKPTILTHPKGPVKGVSGEPLSLHCLSDGSPPPSTVWTLPGGSVLDRPQINRKYLLLENGTLVIREATIHDRGNYMCKAHNNAGESSISVPVVIIAYAPRITGRPPQTIHTMPGAAVQLHCIALGIPKPEITWELPDHSVLSTGNQDRAFGSKLLHPSGTLLIQNPRPSDSGTYKCTAKNHLGSDFTVTYVHII
- the IGSF10 gene encoding immunoglobulin superfamily member 10 isoform X1, which produces MTDSIPRGAARSPPRGMEAVRRAGRGWLGPLLAAWLSALPGAAACPRPCACYGPTELHCTFRSLTAVPPSVPDNVERINLGYNNLLKLMETDFSGLKKLEILMLHSNEINTIPNKVFSDLYSLQVLKMSYNKIRVLQQDVFYGLKSLVRLDMDHNKIEFVNPNVFYGLTSLRLVHLEGNVLKQLHPDTFVTLRYSQIFKISFMKHIYLSDNVLTSLPQDMFSYISELESIYLHGNPWSCDCSLQWFAEWAKQRPDVVKCKNDRGSGAQQCPVCASPKNHKGKSLVDIPSASLTCTKPAIHDSLKFKNLTVPDDGDFGSISPKDFIAPIGSMVLNMTDQAGNQGNLVCNIQTPKGMSPISLDKDGNNTVLKTSVSAFLVCGIDFEHIQQLWSILALYSNSPLRLERNVLVTNVPSITYKYKQIHSEKEELFTNIETELRAEPSWFMQSQVALQLDRTTTTLNTLHIQYFTDAQIVLPSADTKQARSDWTIIPRDNSTQTKRTVLVGGTIELECQAIGEPAPTIEWILADGSKVRAPYISEDGRILVVQTGTLTLRTADAFDTGLYHCIGTNHNDADTVTFRITVVEPHVEDDSVNGAHLSTVVGSTLYLPCTSTASPDAAISWVLPEGVILHHSVRNKQIFDNGTLRIKGVTERDNGYFRCVAANQYGVDLLVFQVTVRKDETALKEKQVAVGEWEEGHGSGDAMLASAAAQKHPLATPAALTVNQEPAASASRNWAYKRNNFGKMTYRRYRDKTSRRFRGHRRQFVSSARRVDPQRWAAFLEKTKRNSTLIGKQGDVATPPPTQVPQFSAVPGGEEETSGDLMSPEEEFMMPVTKTATVFTLGSVITTGAERTASNALAREASLLVVEAVTPLPSPFSQSVSSDSRRPHTYVNPTITNTWEVSDLSQISAEGIKNSTLSNGASRTSRVLPAGQSLVYSEESNNQHLKSLSTIPVTDVTDTSKSVTSQNTAGKPRAFTESVNEISTKADDQVSVVTVSDPSPEFGHIYFHSSQKQVTPKAPLASPIITHQQMQIIQDVTPHTPQTQQQYGRRRKVSGRRRIVTPGRIPNIKEHRYNFGRPGSVRGSTDVAAGVQLNMKSLSNLPSLNHISSSLNPFSPEAPLASPSTIDMPLEHPEGTHQNTAFLGEEKNKASARQKAATTLMPLITKGTQDTPQWKPEISAPFQITNSDRVQLFGMGKPTRALHTADVMTKITHPISTKISPTLESVSASIKPRTSAKKSQRGNTTREQIFGNSAQKEVLLQKQPKQQTDIFLSSEVPTMLPKTTAALPMSKTPPLHFTPNTGGTHSSDFWSLNKPIRYGSGKPEEHLTANPRSYSNLVTGVTKAMDVTSVKPMLTPIITPPSDTKITKSKISRVGRRKGQRRRRPPKTSGSQSVTASHSTAAILSQNTAMPVVTTLKSLTMPVNPLSESASTGSVTKIPVLWTLHTPEAPQQMLTAATPTFMAPITQRNSQPATLPPDSPIASSPTTPIQTTPLLSVPSSATSTQFAIVGATSGSESAQQIKATAIAGEKPQLKMEERVTQENHLAQPPFPARTESSTRAPAAPTDTSPRSTQHPTPLPAPTGALPPSHTVRITSPPGWEITFHQKPSAKAMERGNTLTVNTLTIVKSSPITTPHAPLWGRDKDISAKGWSENRQDQGTTSNNPTALDSLSRNHFAKPRIIGGKLAAFTVLANSDAFIPCEATGNPRPTIQWTKISSGTGGVESRGDSQWMVFANGTLAIARAGLEDRGQYLCTAANPHGTARLLVTLSVVAYPPRITGGRWQLLTAHSGKPVALKCRAEGRPPPTVLWVLANKTHISDSSPGNDKVHVEPDGTLIIEAVTVYDRGLYTCVAKNPAGTDTLVVKLQVIAAPPAILEEKRQRVEGTMGENMQLPCTVKGNPQPTVHWVLFDGTVVKPLQFVNGKLFLFSNGTLHLNNIIPSDSGNYECIATSSTGSERRVVSLVVEHRDTLPKIATASQGMTQLNFGDKLLLNCTATGEPKPRIIWRLPSKAVVDQWHRMGSRIHVYPNGSLVIEAVTEKDAGDYLCVARNKIGDDLILMKVRITMKPAKIDQKQHFKKLVPYGKDFKVDCKASGSPTPEISWSLPDGTVINNAMLADDSGHRSRRYILFDNGTLYLNKAGITEGGDYTCYAQNTLGRDEMKIHVTVVMAAPQIKHNYKTYMKVKAGDTALLDCEAAGEPKPKIFWLLPSSDMISSSTARYFLHVNGSLSVGQVKLLDAGEYMCVARNPGGDDTKLYKLDVVAKPPIINGLYVNKTIMTVTAVRHSKKHIDCRAEGNPPPQIMWIMPDNIFLTAPYYGSRIVVHQNGTLEIRNVRPSDTAAFICVARNDGGESMLVVQLEVLEMLRRPIFKNPFNEKIIATPGKPTTLNCSVDGNPPPDISWMLPNGTWYSSGIKTSQFLTDSGGTLTIYNPDKDKAGKYRCAARNKVGYIEKLLLVEVGQKPTILTHPKGPVKGVSGEPLSLHCLSDGSPPPSTVWTLPGGSVLDRPQINRKYLLLENGTLVIREATIHDRGNYMCKAHNNAGESSISVPVVIIAYAPRITGRPPQTIHTMPGAAVQLHCIALGIPKPEITWELPDHSVLSTGNQDRAFGSKLLHPSGTLLIQNPRPSDSGTYKCTAKNHLGSDFTVTYVHII